TGACTGTGTTAATATGGGATTTTATACCTTTGCTTATGCCCCTATCTATGTAGTTCATGCATCCATATGCTATATGTTTTAGTTGAGTATAATACTTTTGGCTTCATTTTGTTAACATGTTCAATTATGTGTACTTCATCGTGTAATGTCTTATGATACTTACTTGATTAGACAGGCACCTCTTTATTGAATTGGGAAGTTTTACCACAATGCAAACCCAAATACCAAAGATGTGCAATCTCCTTGAGAAGGACTAAAATCGTAAAAGCAGTGGCCAGTCCTGTTACTGCACCATTCCCAGGAGACAGTGCAGAAAGGAGGCAAGAACTATGTGAAAGTTATGGTTTCAGGCAAATCGGAGAACCTCTCCCAGATAATATCACGTTAAAGAACGTTATTGATTCACTTCCCAAAACGGTACCACATTTGTAGCTAATTATCTTTTGATTTGAAAACTCTGGTTCATAAAAGATCTGTACTTTGGGcgaaaaatgtcattttttgtcatctttatatatagttattccTTCAACAGTTAGAAATTTTTAAACatgtgattatctgattattacaacTTCAAACTACATAAGCACATCCAAACAATACATAGCCAAGTACCCCCCTAACACTTCCTTGAAATGTTTTCAAAGGTGTTCGAGATTGATGATGTTAAAGCATGGAAGTCAGTTTTGGTATCTGTAACATCATATACGCTGGGGCTTTTCTTGATTGCCAAATCCCCTTGGTATCTTCTTCCTTTTGCCTGGGCATGGACAGGAACTGCAATTACAGGGGTAAACTATTCCTTTTGTTGATGGAATCACCACCATCACTAGTTTTATACTTTCATATCGAATCTTTTCTACCAGTTCATGATCCTAGATAGTTAACTCTTTTgtatatgtgtgtttgtgtgtgtatccATTTTCTCTTATCTTCCTATTAATCACaagttaaatttttttctatcattttcCATCAAAAGTTCTTTGTAATAGGTCACGATTGTGCTCACAAATCTTTCTCAAAAAACAAATTGCTGGAAGATATTGTTGGAACTCTGGCCTTCATGCCATTGATATACCCCTATGAGCCATGGCGCTTCAAGCATGACAGGCATCATGCAAAAACAAACATGTATGTATAACATCATCTCTTAAGCTTGTTGTATTACTCAAGTTTTGGGTATGGTTCAAATAGCTTACATCATCTACAACGACCTTATTTGAGCTTTTAGTGAACATATGCATCTTTATTCATCTGAGGGAATAACTAAGTGTATGTTAACATTTAGTCCAAAAGATTGCCAATTGCAGGGGTATTCTCAAAGCCATAAGCATCTTTTTTATGGGATTAACGGTATTGATCCCTTATTAGAGATACTATGACTTGCTGAAGACTTTCACAATACTCTGTTATAAGTTTTTGTGAGTTCATGTAACTTCTGAAAGCATAAAAAATGATAGTAGTCAATATGTGATTTTCGTAACATATATACCTGCGCATACTGAAGTTACATGCTCCAGCTATTTCatgacatttcagaagtttgattGGATACGCCTATCAGTCAAATATCCTGTACAGTATGAACCCTCCTCTTATGACGGAAAAAGTGAATCTATAGTGCCAAATCAACACTTTTTAGTGGTGATGATGGGTAAATAGGTGACGTCTTAGCTTAAACTTTTCACCATAAGGAAAATGCTTTTATGTATGAAACATGTATATGTTGGACATGTGTGAGTAACACATACACATAGTAGAGATGCATTGAATTGTGTTACTTCAAGTTGCTacagtttttaatatatctcCAGTAAAACGATTGCATATTTTTAACTTGATACAACTTATCAAACCTCTCTGTTCTACACTCTTTGAAACTCTAGGTTGAATGAAGATACTGCTTGGCACCCCGTGATGAAAAAAAATCTCGAGGAGTCTCCAATTTTCAAGAAGGCAATTGTATTCGGATATGGTCCCATTCGCCCCATCATGTCTATATCACACTGGTAATTGTCTATATACATAAATTTCCTTTTGCATGGTCACTTACACAACTATCATAAATGTGACTGGTGATTAAAGAAATCCTCTTATTGTTCATCCCCATGTCTAGAAATGCCAACCCATTTTCTTATGAATGGGTCTGATTTGGATTGCGGTTTATTTTTAATGAGCCAAATCAAATTATTTCAGCTAGAGACGGAATATGCAAATTGAGTTGAATCGGTGTCAAAAACTATTTTCAATGCTACAAccttctaaatcattttatacaGATATTTGGATTAGTATTGTaataaatattgtttttgtaatcataaaaaacacatttattctatgtatatgttttttgatAAATACACAAAAGGTGTTAGTGGGTCAATACTTGAAAATATGAGTCGTCTCTACTTATAACCCAAAGTCGTTTGACCTTTTACCCAACCCTGCCCACCCTACTTTCACGTCTTGCCAACTCTGCTCCTTTTATATCGAAAGATCTTATTGCTAAACCATCTTCTTTCCAGGTTAATATGGCACTTTAATTTACAGAAATTCAGACCAAATGAAATTAAAAGAGTAAAGATCAGCCTTGCTTGTGTTTTTGCATTCATGGCAATTGGATGGCCTTTAATTGTATACAAGGTGGGGATAGTTGGATGGATTAAGTTCTGGTTAATGCCGTGGCTGGGCTATCATTTTTGGGTATGTACTACTTTCTTGCATTccatttttgtttcttatattCCAGAAACTCGAAAATTTATGGTTGTACTCTCaggatcatatttttagggTACATCCATGTAGAGTTATGGTTGTAAACAAGTTTTCTTAATCTTGTTAATATTTATACCAGCCAATATTTCCTTTCTTTGGCATGTTACtttaacggaaaaaaaaaagaagttttttcTTGAGAAACTACAGATACAATTTTAGCATGTGATGGTTTTGTGTATTTGCAGATGAGCACCTTCACCATGGTTCACCACACTGCACCTCACATACCTTTTAAATCTTCAGAAGAGTGGAATGCGGCTCAGGCCCAACTTAGTGGCACAGTGCATTGTGATTATCCCCGCTGGTATCTTTTCTTGTACTCAAAACTTCCTCCTAGAGGGTGCAATATGGGCAGGTTGAggaatgggtcaaaatgggtaatacATTGCTGAAAGTTATGTATTTATGATGGTTGTCCTGAAACACCTTTTCCCAAATTACTAAGTTTAAACTAAATCATTGGTGTGTTAAAAATAGTTACAAAGACTTTCTTATTTAAACAATAACCtaaattcttttaataataCGATTTAGAAGGTGTTATGCAATACTTTGGGCAACTTTTGACCCATCTGACTTTTTCGTTATTAGTAATTATCTTGAACTTACATATTTGACACCTTACAGACAAAAGCATATCAAAATAGCTTCACAAATACAGACTAACATGGTTTCTGGATGCACAGGATAGAGATACTTTGTCATGATATCAACGTTCATATTCCCCATCATGTCTCCTCAAAGATTCCAAGCTACAATCTGAGGGCAGCTCATAAATCTCTTCAAGATAATTGGGGAAAAGTAAGATTCTTGTCAGTTTCCGTGTCTATATATCTAGACACACTCACAATTTCCGTCTAtccataatataaataaaaatgttttgactatttttcatatattaaaatgcCGTCGCCTGCCCTCCCTGTCCTGTAAAGACAGAAACAGACACACCCCGATGATGAACTTAATACTGTATACTTTTTGGCAACGTG
The sequence above is drawn from the Erigeron canadensis isolate Cc75 chromosome 4, C_canadensis_v1, whole genome shotgun sequence genome and encodes:
- the LOC122596092 gene encoding omega-6 fatty acid desaturase, chloroplastic-like isoform X2, whose product is MEGIDLCHCIRLTGTSLLNWEVLPQCKPKYQRCAISLRRTKIVKAVASPVTAPFPGDSAERRQELCESYGFRQIGEPLPDNITLKNVIDSLPKTVFEIDDVKAWKSVLVSVTSYTLGLFLIAKSPWYLLPFAWAWTGTAITGFFVIGHDCAHKSFSKNKLLEDIVGTLAFMPLIYPYEPWRFKHDRHHAKTNMLNEDTAWHPVMKKNLEESPIFKKAIVFGYGPIRPIMSISHWLIWHFNLQKFRPNEIKRVKISLACVFAFMAIGWPLIVYKVGIVGWIKFWLMPWLGYHFWMSTFTMVHHTAPHIPFKSSEEWNAAQAQLSGTVHCDYPRWIEILCHDINVHIPHHVSSKIPSYNLRAAHKSLQDNWGKYMNEASWNWRLMKTILTICHVYNEERNYISFEEVAPEISQPITFLRRVMPDYA
- the LOC122596092 gene encoding omega-6 fatty acid desaturase, chloroplastic-like isoform X1; amino-acid sequence: MASTLTDSTCFFKGLQQKGVHGGHRFVSLYPTGTSLLNWEVLPQCKPKYQRCAISLRRTKIVKAVASPVTAPFPGDSAERRQELCESYGFRQIGEPLPDNITLKNVIDSLPKTVFEIDDVKAWKSVLVSVTSYTLGLFLIAKSPWYLLPFAWAWTGTAITGFFVIGHDCAHKSFSKNKLLEDIVGTLAFMPLIYPYEPWRFKHDRHHAKTNMLNEDTAWHPVMKKNLEESPIFKKAIVFGYGPIRPIMSISHWLIWHFNLQKFRPNEIKRVKISLACVFAFMAIGWPLIVYKVGIVGWIKFWLMPWLGYHFWMSTFTMVHHTAPHIPFKSSEEWNAAQAQLSGTVHCDYPRWIEILCHDINVHIPHHVSSKIPSYNLRAAHKSLQDNWGKYMNEASWNWRLMKTILTICHVYNEERNYISFEEVAPEISQPITFLRRVMPDYA